In one Thermus albus genomic region, the following are encoded:
- a CDS encoding acyl-CoA dehydrogenase family protein: protein MTLTTEQKLVLDTVRQVAKEVLYPLAPEYDRKGEYPWPQLRALAELGFLGMTTPEEWGGVGLDSVTWALALEEIAAADPSVAVVLSVTSGLPQYMLLRFGTEAQKRKYLVPLARGEWIGAFCLTEPQAGSDAASIRTEARRVPGGFVLNGLKSWITSAGQAQLYVVMARSEKGISAFLVEKGTPGLSFGPPEAKMGLHAAHTAEVRLEEVFVPEENLLGEEGRGLAYALAGLDSGRIGVAAQAVGIARGAFEIAKAYADEREQFGKKLREHQAIAFKIADMHVKIVAARALVLEAARKKDSGERFTLEASAAKLFASSVAVEVTREAVQVLGGYGYHRDYRVERYYRDAKVTEIYEGTSEIQRHVIARELYR, encoded by the coding sequence ATGACCCTGACCACCGAACAAAAACTGGTGCTGGACACCGTGCGCCAGGTGGCCAAGGAGGTCCTTTACCCCTTGGCCCCGGAATACGACCGCAAGGGGGAGTACCCCTGGCCCCAGCTAAGGGCCCTGGCGGAGCTGGGTTTCTTGGGCATGACCACCCCAGAGGAGTGGGGAGGGGTGGGGTTGGACTCCGTGACCTGGGCCCTGGCCCTGGAGGAGATCGCCGCCGCGGATCCCAGCGTGGCCGTGGTGCTCTCGGTGACCAGCGGGCTACCCCAGTACATGCTTCTCCGCTTCGGCACTGAGGCGCAAAAGCGAAAGTACCTGGTTCCTCTGGCCCGGGGGGAGTGGATCGGGGCCTTCTGCCTCACCGAGCCCCAGGCGGGCTCCGACGCCGCCAGTATCCGCACCGAGGCCAGGAGGGTGCCTGGGGGCTTCGTGCTGAACGGACTGAAAAGCTGGATCACCTCCGCGGGCCAGGCCCAGCTCTACGTGGTCATGGCCAGGAGCGAGAAGGGCATCAGCGCCTTTTTGGTGGAGAAGGGCACCCCAGGCCTTTCCTTTGGCCCCCCGGAGGCGAAGATGGGCCTCCACGCCGCCCACACCGCCGAGGTTCGCCTCGAGGAGGTCTTCGTGCCGGAGGAGAACCTCCTGGGGGAGGAGGGGAGGGGCCTGGCCTACGCCCTGGCGGGCTTGGATTCGGGCCGGATTGGGGTGGCGGCCCAGGCGGTGGGCATCGCCCGGGGGGCCTTTGAGATCGCCAAGGCCTATGCCGACGAAAGGGAGCAGTTCGGCAAGAAACTTCGCGAGCACCAGGCCATCGCCTTCAAGATCGCCGACATGCACGTGAAGATCGTCGCCGCCCGGGCCTTGGTGCTGGAGGCCGCCAGGAAAAAGGACTCCGGGGAGCGGTTCACCCTGGAGGCCAGCGCCGCCAAGCTCTTCGCCAGCAGCGTGGCGGTGGAGGTGACCCGGGAGGCGGTGCAGGTGTTGGGGGGGTACGGCTACCACCGGGACTACCGGGTGGAGCGCTACTACCGCGACGCCAAGGTGACGGAGATCTACGAGGGCACCTCGGAGATCCAGCGCCACGTCATCGCCCGGGAGCTATACCGTTAG
- a CDS encoding type II toxin-antitoxin system HicB family antitoxin gives MTYTALVYEDPETPGTWIAEFPAIPEAHSFGRSPEEALELVLAHLKEMGRPLPQDVRTVQVGVDAA, from the coding sequence ATGACCTACACCGCCCTCGTCTATGAGGACCCCGAAACCCCGGGCACCTGGATCGCCGAGTTTCCCGCCATTCCCGAAGCCCATTCCTTTGGCCGCAGCCCCGAGGAAGCCTTGGAGCTGGTGTTGGCCCACCTAAAGGAAATGGGCCGCCCCCTTCCCCAGGATGTCCGTACGGTGCAGGTGGGGGTAGATGCCGCCTAG
- the rplL gene encoding 50S ribosomal protein L7/L12 yields the protein MALDIERIKEELSQATVLELKQLIDVLKETWGVTAAAPVAVAAAPAAAQAAAPVEEKTEFDVILKDAGAKKLEVIKEVRAITGLGLKEAKDLAEKGGPIKEGIPKAEAEEIKKKLEAVGAVVELK from the coding sequence ATGGCGTTGGACATCGAGAGGATCAAGGAAGAGCTTTCCCAGGCTACGGTTTTGGAACTGAAGCAGCTCATTGACGTGCTGAAGGAGACCTGGGGCGTGACCGCGGCGGCCCCGGTGGCGGTGGCCGCGGCCCCTGCGGCAGCCCAAGCGGCGGCTCCCGTGGAGGAGAAGACCGAGTTTGACGTGATCCTCAAGGACGCCGGGGCCAAGAAACTGGAGGTCATCAAGGAGGTTCGCGCCATCACCGGCCTGGGCCTTAAGGAGGCCAAGGACCTGGCGGAGAAGGGGGGCCCCATCAAGGAGGGCATTCCCAAGGCCGAGGCCGAGGAGATCAAGAAGAAGCTGGAGGCCGTGGGCGCGGTGGTGGAGCTGAAGTAG
- the rplJ gene encoding 50S ribosomal protein L10, with amino-acid sequence MPNKRNVELLAALKENLERAHGSFFLVNYQGLSAKETHALRQALKEKGARLFVAKNTLIRIALRELGLPELDGLMGPSAVVFYQDPVAAAKALSEFAKKNPKGIPEAKGGLLQGQVLLAKDVVALAELPTMDELRAELVGVLQAPMAELLGVLGGVARELVGILEAYADKKAA; translated from the coding sequence GTGCCCAATAAGCGCAACGTTGAGCTTCTAGCTGCCCTCAAGGAAAACCTTGAGCGGGCCCATGGCTCCTTCTTCCTGGTGAACTACCAGGGGCTTTCCGCCAAGGAAACCCACGCCCTGCGCCAGGCCCTGAAGGAGAAGGGGGCCAGGCTCTTCGTGGCCAAGAACACCCTGATCCGCATCGCCCTTAGGGAGCTGGGCCTGCCCGAGCTGGATGGGCTAATGGGCCCCAGCGCCGTGGTCTTTTACCAGGACCCGGTGGCGGCGGCCAAGGCCCTTTCGGAGTTCGCCAAGAAGAACCCCAAGGGCATTCCCGAGGCCAAGGGCGGGCTTTTGCAGGGCCAGGTGCTTTTGGCCAAGGATGTGGTGGCCCTGGCGGAGCTTCCCACCATGGACGAGCTCAGGGCGGAGCTTGTGGGCGTGTTGCAGGCGCCCATGGCGGAGCTATTGGGTGTCCTGGGCGGTGTGGCCCGCGAGCTGGTAGGCATCTTGGAAGCGTACGCGGACAAAAAGGCGGCGTAG
- a CDS encoding 3-isopropylmalate dehydratase large subunit — MGLTLAEKILSRKAGREVRAGELLMVEVDQVMVVDSIAGSFFKRLEYLEATPRYPERVSIVIDHVAPAANLEVAKAQKEIREWGRRHGIRVFDVGRGVCHQVLIEEGLAQPGWIVVGSDSHSTTYGAVGAFGTGMGATDIALAAASGRTWLRVPESVKVTFRGRLPRGVTAKDAALEMVRLLTAEGATYMAVEIHLADGAESLGRGERMTLANLTVEAGAKAGLVVPSGEIPKLYRVPDWLYPDADARYVREVEIDLSALTPRVSVPFYVDNVQEVSAVRGKKVDQVFIGTCTNGRIEDLRAAAEVLRGRKVAPGVRFLVIPASAQVLEEATRDGTLLTLLQAGATIGTPGCGPCMGRHMGVLAPGEVCVSTSNRNFRGRMGAPDAEIYLASPRVAAASAVAGYIATPEDLAPLEEEAHA, encoded by the coding sequence ATGGGCTTGACCTTGGCGGAAAAGATACTTTCTAGGAAGGCGGGAAGGGAGGTAAGGGCCGGGGAGCTTTTGATGGTGGAGGTGGACCAGGTGATGGTGGTGGACTCCATCGCCGGAAGCTTCTTCAAGCGCTTGGAGTACCTGGAGGCCACCCCCCGCTACCCGGAAAGGGTTTCCATCGTCATTGACCACGTGGCCCCGGCGGCCAACCTGGAGGTGGCCAAGGCCCAAAAGGAGATCCGGGAGTGGGGCAGGAGGCACGGCATCCGGGTCTTTGACGTGGGGAGGGGGGTCTGCCACCAGGTGCTCATAGAGGAGGGCCTGGCCCAGCCGGGTTGGATCGTGGTGGGGTCGGACTCCCACTCCACCACCTACGGGGCGGTGGGGGCCTTCGGCACGGGCATGGGGGCCACGGACATCGCCTTGGCCGCCGCCAGCGGCCGCACCTGGCTTAGGGTTCCGGAAAGCGTTAAGGTGACCTTCCGGGGAAGGCTTCCTAGGGGGGTTACCGCCAAGGACGCCGCCCTAGAGATGGTCCGCCTCCTCACCGCTGAGGGCGCCACCTACATGGCGGTGGAGATCCACCTGGCGGACGGGGCCGAATCCTTGGGCCGGGGAGAGCGCATGACCCTGGCCAACCTCACGGTGGAGGCCGGGGCCAAGGCGGGGCTGGTGGTGCCTTCTGGGGAGATCCCAAAGCTTTACCGGGTTCCCGACTGGCTTTATCCCGATGCCGACGCCCGGTATGTCCGGGAGGTGGAGATCGACCTCTCCGCCCTCACCCCCCGGGTCTCCGTGCCCTTTTACGTGGACAACGTGCAGGAGGTCTCCGCGGTGCGGGGCAAGAAGGTGGACCAGGTTTTCATCGGTACCTGCACCAATGGTCGCATCGAGGACCTCCGGGCCGCCGCTGAGGTGCTGAGGGGGAGGAAGGTGGCCCCTGGGGTACGCTTTTTGGTGATCCCCGCTAGCGCCCAAGTCCTGGAGGAGGCCACCCGGGATGGCACCCTCCTTACCCTTTTGCAGGCGGGGGCCACCATCGGCACCCCGGGGTGCGGCCCCTGCATGGGGCGGCACATGGGGGTCTTGGCCCCGGGGGAAGTGTGCGTTTCCACCAGCAACCGCAACTTCCGGGGGCGCATGGGGGCGCCCGACGCGGA
- a CDS encoding type II toxin-antitoxin system HicA family toxin — MPPRPEEVLRKLKRLGFEEVGGKGSHRVLIHPDGRRTVVPFHRQELKRGTFLGILKDVGLTEEEFRKL; from the coding sequence ATGCCGCCTAGGCCCGAAGAGGTGTTGCGGAAGCTGAAGCGGTTGGGTTTTGAGGAGGTGGGCGGCAAGGGAAGCCACCGGGTCCTCATCCATCCCGACGGCCGCCGCACCGTAGTCCCCTTCCATCGGCAAGAACTCAAAAGGGGCACTTTTCTGGGCATTCTCAAGGACGTGGGCCTCACCGAGGAGGAGTTCCGCAAGCTCTAG
- the lysS gene encoding homocitrate synthase translates to MREWKIIDSTLREGEQFERANFSTQDKVEIAKALDAFGVEYIEVTTPMASPQSRKDAETLASLGLKAKVVTHIQTRMDAAQVAVETGVQGIDLLFGTSKYLRAAHGRDIPRIIEEAREVIGFIREKAPHVEVRFSAEDTFRSDEHDLLEIYQAIAPYVDRVGLADTVGIATPRQVFALVREVRRVVGPQVDIEFHGHNDTGCAIANAFEAIEAGATHVDTTILGIGERNGITPLGGFLARMYTLQPDYVRRKYKLEMLPELDRMVARMVGVEIPFNNYITGETAFSHKAGMHLKAIYINPESYEPYPPEVFGVKRKLIIASKLTGRHAIRARAEELGLHYGEEELARITQHIKALADRGELTLEELDRILREWITA, encoded by the coding sequence ATGCGGGAATGGAAGATTATAGATTCCACCTTAAGGGAAGGGGAGCAGTTTGAGAGGGCCAACTTTTCCACCCAGGACAAGGTGGAGATCGCCAAGGCCCTGGACGCCTTCGGCGTGGAGTACATTGAGGTGACCACCCCCATGGCCTCCCCTCAGTCCCGGAAGGACGCGGAGACTTTGGCTTCCTTAGGCCTTAAGGCCAAGGTGGTGACCCACATTCAAACCCGGATGGACGCGGCCCAGGTGGCGGTGGAAACCGGCGTGCAGGGCATAGACCTCCTCTTTGGCACCAGCAAGTACCTCAGGGCGGCCCACGGGCGGGACATTCCCCGCATCATCGAGGAGGCCCGGGAGGTGATCGGCTTCATCCGGGAGAAGGCCCCCCACGTGGAGGTGCGCTTCTCCGCCGAGGACACCTTCCGTTCCGATGAGCACGACCTTCTGGAAATCTACCAGGCCATCGCCCCCTACGTGGACCGGGTGGGCCTGGCGGACACCGTGGGCATCGCCACCCCCAGGCAGGTCTTTGCCTTGGTGCGGGAGGTGAGACGGGTGGTGGGGCCCCAGGTGGACATAGAGTTCCACGGGCACAACGACACGGGCTGCGCCATCGCCAACGCCTTTGAGGCCATAGAGGCGGGGGCCACCCATGTGGACACCACCATCCTGGGAATCGGGGAGCGGAACGGGATCACCCCTTTAGGGGGTTTTTTGGCCCGCATGTACACCCTGCAGCCCGACTATGTGCGCAGGAAGTACAAGCTGGAGATGCTGCCTGAGCTGGACCGCATGGTGGCCCGGATGGTGGGGGTGGAGATCCCCTTCAATAACTACATCACCGGGGAGACGGCCTTCAGCCACAAGGCAGGGATGCACCTCAAGGCCATATACATCAACCCCGAGTCCTACGAACCCTACCCGCCGGAGGTCTTTGGGGTGAAGCGCAAGCTCATCATCGCCTCCAAGCTCACCGGGCGGCACGCCATAAGGGCGCGGGCGGAGGAGCTGGGCCTGCACTATGGGGAAGAGGAGCTGGCCCGCATCACCCAGCACATCAAGGCTCTGGCAGACCGGGGGGAGCTGACCCTCGAGGAGCTGGACCGGATCCTGAGGGAGTGGATCACGGCATGA
- a CDS encoding UbiX family flavin prenyltransferase: protein MADLPRVVVGLTGASGMPYALDLLQALQGLAEVHLVLSQGAKRVLWEEMGLGPKDLYPLASWVYKDGDLGAPIASGSFPTRGMVVVPCSASTLAKIALGLADTLLTRAAYVHLKERRPLILVPREAPLPLPTLKAMVQAAEAGAVILPASPGFYHRPKEISDLLGFVTQRILDHLGLKAQRAPRWGEG from the coding sequence ATGGCGGATCTTCCCCGGGTGGTGGTGGGGTTAACGGGGGCCAGCGGCATGCCCTATGCCCTGGACCTATTGCAAGCCTTGCAGGGCCTCGCCGAGGTGCACCTGGTCTTAAGCCAGGGAGCCAAGCGGGTCTTGTGGGAGGAGATGGGCCTAGGCCCGAAGGACCTCTACCCCTTGGCCAGCTGGGTGTACAAGGACGGCGACCTTGGTGCTCCCATTGCCTCGGGGTCCTTCCCCACCCGGGGAATGGTGGTGGTACCCTGCTCGGCCAGCACCCTGGCCAAAATCGCCCTGGGGCTGGCGGATACCCTCCTCACCCGAGCCGCCTACGTGCACCTGAAGGAGCGGCGCCCCCTGATCCTGGTGCCCCGGGAGGCTCCTTTACCCCTTCCCACCCTGAAGGCCATGGTGCAGGCGGCGGAGGCGGGGGCGGTCATCCTCCCAGCAAGCCCGGGCTTTTATCACCGGCCCAAGGAGATCTCCGACCTCCTGGGTTTCGTCACCCAGCGCATCCTGGACCACCTGGGCTTGAAGGCCCAGCGGGCTCCCCGTTGGGGGGAGGGTTAA
- a CDS encoding isoprenyl transferase → MVRRLLSLSRPLYWLYEKRLLQEVKGGPVPKHLGLILDGNRRYARALGLAPVKGHEFGVQKAYEVLEWCLEMGIRTVTVWVFSTDNFRRPPEEVEELMRLFVREAERMAEDHRILENQVRVRFIGRREGFSPEVLRALERLEAQTQAHQGMVLNIALGYGGREEIVDAVKRLLLEADKKGLSPKEIAEGLTPEEIARHLYTAGLPDPDFIIRTSGEIRLSGFLLWQSAYSEFYFADVLWPEFRKIDFLRALRSYQARERRFGR, encoded by the coding sequence ATGGTCCGCCGCCTCCTCTCCCTCTCCCGGCCCCTCTACTGGCTTTACGAAAAGCGCCTCCTCCAGGAGGTGAAAGGAGGCCCGGTTCCCAAGCACCTGGGCCTGATCCTGGATGGAAACCGCCGCTACGCCCGGGCCTTGGGCCTAGCCCCCGTCAAGGGGCATGAGTTTGGGGTACAAAAGGCCTACGAGGTCCTGGAGTGGTGCCTGGAGATGGGCATCCGGACGGTGACGGTCTGGGTGTTTTCCACGGATAACTTCCGCCGCCCCCCCGAGGAGGTGGAGGAGCTCATGCGCCTTTTCGTGCGGGAGGCGGAGAGGATGGCGGAGGACCACCGCATCCTGGAGAACCAGGTTAGGGTGCGCTTCATCGGGCGGCGGGAGGGGTTTTCCCCGGAGGTGCTAAGGGCCCTGGAGCGCCTCGAGGCCCAGACCCAGGCCCACCAGGGCATGGTGCTGAATATCGCCTTGGGCTACGGGGGCCGGGAGGAGATCGTGGATGCGGTGAAGCGGCTTCTCCTCGAGGCCGATAAAAAGGGCCTTTCCCCCAAGGAGATTGCCGAAGGGCTCACCCCTGAGGAGATCGCCCGCCATCTTTACACTGCGGGTCTTCCTGACCCCGACTTCATCATCCGCACCTCGGGGGAGATAAGGCTTTCGGGTTTCCTCCTCTGGCAGTCCGCCTACTCGGAGTTCTACTTTGCCGACGTGCTGTGGCCGGAGTTCCGAAAAATAGACTTCCTGAGGGCCCTGCGTAGCTACCAGGCCCGCGAAAGACGGTTTGGCCGTTGA
- a CDS encoding type II toxin-antitoxin system HicB family antitoxin, translating into MKRYWIRVYPDPNEPGVWLAEVPSVYGVRSDGDSREEAIRNAQEALEAMLQALKAKGLPLPEPEEEWIEVEVDAA; encoded by the coding sequence ATGAAGCGCTACTGGATCCGGGTCTATCCCGACCCAAATGAACCCGGGGTATGGCTGGCCGAGGTGCCTTCCGTATACGGGGTGCGCTCCGATGGGGATAGCCGCGAAGAGGCCATCCGCAATGCGCAAGAAGCCCTCGAGGCCATGCTCCAAGCCCTAAAGGCCAAGGGTCTGCCCCTCCCCGAACCCGAGGAGGAATGGATAGAGGTAGAGGTGGATGCCGCCTAG